In the genome of Cupriavidus malaysiensis, one region contains:
- the fliR gene encoding flagellar biosynthetic protein FliR, protein MLNVTSVQLYTWIATFLWPLFRLLGLFSAAPLFSEASIPRRVKLGLGMALAAIVAPTIGEVPVVPVFSYDGLLIIVNEVGIGLATGFTMRLVFAAVQSAGEIIGLQMGLSFATFFDRSAGGQTMVLGSFLNVVAMLIFLAMDGHLVMLATLVDSFNSLPIGGTPLSGQGWLAVARAGGTIFSSGLLLALPLIAALLTLNLAMGILNRASPQLSIFAVGFPVTLAGGLLVMSLVMPQMGTYMLHLIEIGLSSLNAVLAQLAH, encoded by the coding sequence GTGCTGAACGTCACCTCGGTCCAGCTCTACACCTGGATCGCGACCTTCCTGTGGCCGCTGTTCCGCCTGCTTGGCCTGTTCAGCGCGGCACCGCTGTTCAGCGAGGCGTCGATTCCGCGCCGCGTCAAGCTCGGCCTGGGCATGGCGCTCGCCGCCATCGTCGCGCCGACCATCGGCGAGGTGCCGGTGGTACCGGTGTTTTCCTATGACGGCCTGCTGATCATCGTCAACGAGGTCGGCATCGGCCTGGCCACCGGCTTCACCATGCGGCTGGTGTTCGCCGCGGTGCAGTCCGCCGGCGAGATCATCGGCCTGCAGATGGGCCTGTCCTTCGCCACCTTCTTCGACCGCAGCGCCGGCGGCCAGACCATGGTGCTGGGGAGCTTCCTCAACGTCGTGGCCATGCTGATCTTCCTGGCGATGGACGGACACCTGGTGATGCTGGCCACGCTGGTCGACAGCTTCAACAGCCTGCCGATCGGCGGCACGCCGCTGTCGGGCCAGGGCTGGCTGGCGGTGGCGCGCGCCGGCGGCACGATCTTCTCCTCCGGGCTGCTGCTGGCCCTGCCGCTGATCGCGGCCCTGCTCACGCTGAACCTGGCCATGGGCATCCTCAACCGTGCCTCGCCGCAGTTGTCGATCTTCGCCGTCGGCTTCCCGGTCACGCTGGCGGGCGGCCTCCTGGTGATGTCGCTGGTGATGCCGCAGATGGGCACCTACATGCTGCACCTGATCGAGATCGGCCTGTCCTCGCTGAACGCCGTGCTGGCGCAGCTCGCGCACTGA
- a CDS encoding M30 family zinc metallopeptidase, translating into MRGALAGLLSCLVLAACGGGGDDSAGSRNGSGTTATSSPTDTTTQQVTMAAACNGCSALGPHTYAGSGIGVWQGSNDGSDTATVPVSIAGLTGQDVTLVLTNTSSAAATMPPITLAVASLVEPSRTIQQAGQSAESARTDISDFNRSGWARLATAANAPRLSVQSAASVTPAALGSTRDWYYKDGSVRSATLQGQWTGSDGAVINLWVENSESGPGMVTPALVSTLGSTYARAGGIYDMLRTVGGPVWGPHNYNNLIAGSGQPIDLVVMNFDRNNAPYGLVGYFWAMNNFVNSSTTPLSNQSVSLYLDSETLYLGGSRGVQTILTTMAHESLHMQNFYRRSISMGPLYAFSTWLEEATAMMMEDFADFTIDPSYNAIRDVRLPDYIAYGGGSYDCGLTVWTPFSGSCESYSVSGSFGGFLNRQLGLAFYKNLLTSASSMDSLASLDAAIKSVQPDSGVVDQLTRWGATTGALMSAAQTPSGYGYPLRADSGFTLPAIDPATLAAQRTLASTVPAMLQAYASFPVVRKAVSGTYKEAVQVPAGSTLSIVVQ; encoded by the coding sequence TTGCGCGGCGCACTGGCCGGCTTGCTGTCCTGCCTGGTGCTGGCCGCCTGCGGCGGTGGCGGCGATGACAGCGCCGGCAGCAGGAACGGCAGCGGCACCACAGCGACCTCGTCGCCGACCGACACGACCACGCAGCAGGTCACCATGGCGGCCGCCTGCAACGGTTGCAGCGCGCTCGGCCCGCACACCTATGCCGGCTCCGGCATCGGCGTCTGGCAGGGCAGCAATGACGGCAGCGATACGGCCACCGTGCCGGTCAGCATCGCCGGGCTGACCGGGCAGGATGTCACGCTGGTGCTCACCAACACCAGTTCGGCAGCGGCGACGATGCCGCCGATCACGCTGGCGGTCGCGTCGCTGGTCGAGCCGTCCCGCACCATCCAGCAGGCCGGACAGAGCGCAGAAAGCGCGCGCACCGATATCAGCGACTTCAACCGCAGCGGCTGGGCCAGGCTCGCCACCGCCGCCAACGCGCCGCGCCTGTCCGTGCAGTCCGCGGCCAGCGTCACGCCGGCCGCGCTCGGCAGCACGCGCGACTGGTACTACAAGGACGGCTCGGTGCGCAGCGCCACGCTGCAGGGCCAGTGGACCGGCTCGGACGGCGCCGTCATCAACCTGTGGGTGGAGAACAGCGAGTCCGGCCCCGGCATGGTGACGCCGGCCCTGGTCAGCACGCTGGGCTCGACCTACGCCCGCGCCGGCGGCATCTATGACATGCTGCGCACGGTGGGCGGGCCGGTCTGGGGGCCGCACAACTACAACAACCTGATCGCCGGCAGCGGACAGCCGATCGACCTGGTGGTCATGAACTTCGACCGCAACAACGCCCCCTACGGCCTGGTCGGCTACTTCTGGGCGATGAACAACTTCGTCAACAGCAGCACCACGCCGCTGAGCAACCAGTCGGTCTCGCTGTACCTCGATTCGGAGACGCTCTACCTCGGCGGCAGCCGGGGCGTGCAGACCATCCTGACCACCATGGCGCACGAAAGCCTGCATATGCAGAATTTCTACCGCCGCAGCATCAGCATGGGCCCGCTCTACGCGTTCTCGACCTGGCTCGAGGAAGCCACGGCGATGATGATGGAAGACTTCGCCGACTTCACCATCGACCCGAGCTACAACGCCATCCGCGATGTCCGCCTGCCGGACTACATCGCCTACGGCGGCGGCAGCTACGACTGCGGCCTGACGGTCTGGACGCCGTTCTCGGGCAGCTGCGAGAGCTACTCCGTGTCGGGCTCCTTCGGCGGCTTCCTCAACCGGCAGCTCGGCCTGGCCTTCTACAAGAACCTGCTGACCAGCGCCAGCAGCATGGATTCGCTGGCCTCGCTGGATGCCGCCATCAAGTCGGTGCAGCCGGACTCGGGCGTGGTGGACCAGCTGACGCGCTGGGGCGCCACCACGGGGGCCCTGATGAGCGCCGCGCAGACGCCCTCCGGCTACGGCTATCCGCTGCGCGCCGACAGCGGCTTCACGCTCCCCGCGATCGACCCGGCCACGCTGGCGGCCCAGCGCACGCTGGCCAGCACCGTGCCGGCCATGCTGCAGGCCTACGCCAGCTTCCCGGTGGTGCGCAAGGCGGTCAGCGGCACCTACAAGGAAGCCGTACAGGTACCGGCCGGCAGCACGCTGTCGATCGTGGTCCAGTAG
- a CDS encoding metallophosphoesterase family protein — MRTQERGGLLAVLAALTTAGMLYGCGSDNPSGESATAPIATQPQPQPQPLGDAASVSANIQSAWVVLGEDNQAIARAITSYSAPLPASGSADPNASCPLLTVDGKASRMTLRVAAGTVPLRTTASAPADSKPSSFPVNVCEAKLPAGAATASVAGQKLPLPKAEPQRILVLADTGCRLKKADNAYQPCSDGTAWPFAALATTAAGFNPDLVLHIGDYHYRENACPDDIAGCKGSPWGYGWDTWQADLFKPAAPLLAKAPWIMVRGNHEECARAGQGWYRFLDTRPYASATSCDNPADDNTANYSEPYAVTLGSESQVIVFDTAKVGKAALKTTDAQFQVYRKQLQSVAAMAGKTGMSTTIFTNHHPILAFAPVAGANPAPGNLAMQSVMTDLNGTAYYPTGVQVALHGHVHDFQAINFASTHPATIVSGNGGDNLDVALPDPLPAGILPAPGTTLDKITHHSSFGFMLMERRASPAKGWLFKSYTVAGKLLTTCTQTGSSLACDKSGFVAP; from the coding sequence ATGCGCACACAAGAAAGGGGCGGCCTGCTGGCCGTACTCGCCGCGCTGACCACCGCAGGCATGCTGTATGGCTGCGGCAGCGACAATCCATCCGGCGAAAGCGCGACGGCGCCCATCGCCACCCAGCCGCAACCGCAGCCGCAGCCGTTGGGCGACGCCGCCAGCGTGAGCGCCAACATCCAGTCCGCCTGGGTGGTGCTCGGCGAGGACAACCAGGCCATCGCCCGCGCCATCACCAGCTACAGCGCGCCGCTGCCGGCCTCCGGCAGCGCCGACCCCAACGCCTCCTGCCCGCTGCTGACCGTGGATGGCAAGGCCAGCCGCATGACGCTGCGCGTGGCCGCCGGCACCGTGCCCCTGCGCACCACCGCGAGCGCTCCGGCCGACTCCAAGCCGTCCAGCTTCCCCGTCAATGTCTGCGAAGCGAAGCTGCCGGCCGGCGCCGCCACGGCCAGCGTGGCCGGCCAGAAGCTGCCGCTGCCCAAGGCCGAGCCACAGCGCATCCTGGTGCTGGCCGATACCGGCTGCCGCCTGAAGAAGGCCGACAACGCCTACCAGCCCTGCAGCGACGGCACCGCCTGGCCGTTCGCCGCGCTTGCCACCACCGCCGCCGGCTTCAACCCCGACCTGGTGCTGCATATCGGCGACTACCACTACCGCGAGAACGCCTGCCCCGACGACATCGCCGGCTGCAAGGGCAGCCCGTGGGGCTATGGCTGGGACACCTGGCAGGCCGACCTGTTCAAGCCCGCCGCGCCGCTGCTGGCCAAGGCGCCCTGGATCATGGTGCGCGGCAACCACGAAGAATGCGCGCGCGCCGGCCAGGGCTGGTACCGCTTCCTCGATACGCGCCCCTACGCCAGCGCCACCTCCTGCGACAACCCGGCCGACGACAACACCGCCAACTATTCGGAACCGTATGCGGTGACGCTGGGCAGCGAATCGCAGGTGATCGTGTTCGATACGGCCAAGGTGGGCAAGGCCGCGCTGAAGACCACCGATGCGCAGTTCCAGGTCTATCGCAAACAGCTGCAGTCGGTGGCAGCGATGGCGGGCAAGACGGGCATGAGCACCACCATCTTCACCAACCACCATCCGATCCTGGCCTTTGCGCCGGTGGCCGGCGCCAATCCGGCCCCGGGCAACCTCGCCATGCAATCGGTGATGACCGACCTGAACGGTACCGCCTACTACCCGACCGGCGTGCAGGTAGCGCTGCACGGCCACGTGCATGACTTCCAGGCCATCAACTTCGCTTCCACGCACCCCGCCACCATCGTCTCGGGCAACGGCGGCGACAACCTGGACGTGGCCCTGCCCGACCCGCTGCCCGCCGGCATCCTGCCCGCACCCGGTACGACGCTGGACAAGATCACCCATCACAGCAGCTTCGGCTTCATGCTGATGGAACGCCGCGCCTCCCCTGCCAAAGGCTGGCTGTTCAAGTCCTACACCGTGGCGGGCAAGCTGCTCACCACCTGCACGCAGACCGGCAGCAGCCTGGCATGCGACAAGAGCGGCTTCGTCGCGCCCTGA
- a CDS encoding cytochrome-c peroxidase, whose amino-acid sequence MRQERLRRALSAAGLAAALALAGTAAHGAPAAAAAGVTLLPGAPPARVVAVIGAGTPQVAAKVDPAAAVFRADAGLAALGRRIFFDARLSEPRGQSCAGCHDPARAFSPTLSPAALQGPGVPQGSRPGRFSLRNAPSLLYVRYVPRRHFYQDDDALQPVPFGGLFADGRADTLAEQARGPLFDPNEMNNGSPAALLRKVNRTELAPALAARFGAAVRHDPERLVRALGEALQAYLQSDEMAPFSSRFDDYLRRGTPLSAQEQRGLALFKSPDKGNCMSCHTLSDTARRPERSLFTDFGYDAIAVPRNRALPANRDARHFDNGLCDSARRLRWPEPTQWCGYLRTPGLRNVAVRQRLMHNGVFGSLRDAVAFYNTRSTDPRRWYHGAPTFDDVPAAYRANINVNSMPMNRPPGMAPALSEQDVDDIVAFLRALTDAPYVGAMPPAAGTRAAAATVPAPAPARP is encoded by the coding sequence ATGCGACAAGAGCGGCTTCGTCGCGCCCTGAGCGCGGCAGGCCTGGCGGCGGCGCTGGCGCTGGCCGGCACCGCCGCGCACGGCGCTCCGGCGGCGGCGGCGGCCGGCGTCACGCTGCTGCCGGGCGCACCTCCCGCGCGCGTGGTGGCGGTCATCGGCGCAGGCACGCCGCAGGTGGCCGCCAAGGTGGATCCCGCAGCCGCGGTGTTCCGCGCGGACGCCGGGCTGGCCGCGCTGGGCCGGCGCATCTTCTTCGACGCGCGCCTGTCCGAGCCGCGCGGCCAGTCCTGTGCCGGCTGCCACGACCCCGCGCGTGCCTTCTCGCCCACGCTTTCGCCGGCCGCGCTGCAGGGCCCGGGCGTGCCGCAAGGCAGCCGGCCGGGACGCTTCAGCCTGCGCAACGCGCCCTCGCTGCTCTACGTGCGCTACGTGCCGCGCCGCCACTTCTACCAGGATGACGATGCGCTGCAGCCGGTGCCCTTCGGCGGGCTGTTCGCCGACGGCCGCGCCGACACGCTGGCCGAGCAGGCGCGCGGCCCGCTGTTCGACCCCAACGAGATGAACAACGGCTCGCCGGCCGCCCTGCTGCGCAAGGTCAACCGGACCGAGCTGGCGCCGGCGCTGGCCGCGCGCTTCGGCGCGGCGGTGCGGCACGATCCCGAGCGCCTGGTGCGCGCCCTCGGCGAGGCGCTGCAGGCCTACCTGCAGAGCGACGAGATGGCGCCCTTCAGCTCGCGCTTCGACGACTACCTGCGCCGCGGCACGCCGCTGAGCGCGCAGGAGCAGCGCGGCCTGGCGCTGTTCAAGAGCCCGGACAAGGGCAACTGCATGAGCTGCCACACGCTGTCGGACACCGCCCGCCGGCCCGAGCGCTCGCTCTTCACGGACTTCGGCTACGACGCCATCGCGGTGCCGCGCAACCGCGCCCTGCCCGCCAACCGCGACGCGCGCCACTTCGACAACGGCCTGTGCGACAGCGCGCGCAGGCTGCGCTGGCCCGAACCCACGCAGTGGTGCGGCTACCTGCGCACGCCCGGCCTGCGTAATGTCGCCGTACGCCAGCGCCTCATGCACAACGGCGTGTTCGGCTCGCTGCGCGACGCGGTGGCCTTCTACAACACGCGCTCGACCGATCCGCGCCGCTGGTACCACGGCGCCCCGACCTTCGACGACGTGCCGGCGGCCTACCGCGCCAACATCAATGTCAACTCGATGCCGATGAACCGCCCGCCCGGCATGGCGCCCGCGCTCAGCGAGCAGGACGTCGACGACATCGTCGCCTTCCTGCGCGCGCTCACCGATGCGCCCTACGTCGGCGCCATGCCGCCGGCGGCGGGCACGCGCGCGGCGGCGGCTACCGTGCCGGCGCCGGCGCCGGCACGGCCCTGA
- a CDS encoding putative bifunctional diguanylate cyclase/phosphodiesterase, translating to MRPLSPPASDLDDIVFAEESLEPAPSAAEPWKVLIVDDEPDVHDTTELALRGLEVLGRPLQFLHARSAAQARACIDAEPELAVVLLDVVMETPDAGLELVRYIREEARRGCLRIVLRTGQPGYAPEMDTIRLYDINDYKTKTELTRTRLFTTLMVAIRSYQQLRQVEATRQGLESIISASMDLSRLRGLKSFAEGVVIQLCALLGVQNEGLVCALSTSERFDPLVVAASRRYADMIGQPLSHCAPAHQEVITLLHATLRERRSTAGKALGLYFPVSSMAGMAAYIDVPGSLSEVDQRLIEVFVANITAGFDNVLLNERMTRLAYSESLLGLPNRNALIDWLDEGSTSDAVVAQIDLDGFADINSTLDQHFGDLVLKAVAARLAQCFPAPTRLAYLSVDVFGLLGLPQRITPAAIAQVFAEPFVIEGQMLRLSATSGLLHVPAGARGIGHDAITKSSIAVKQAKTRARGQALHYDVSQSELVRERMRLLNELRSALSSNRLFLVYQPVVDLRSGVIVGAEALLRCRAESGELIPPGRFIPLAEQSGMMVPIGAWVVRSALGELRRLIDLGHTGFRMAINVSHAQFREPDFVMQFARTMAECRVPATNIELELTESVAVENTQALIEKLNQVRALGATVAIDDFGTGYSALSILRQLPLNRIKIDRSFVSMIDKDASFARLIVTMGRQLGLTTIAEGIESVLQLGALQAMHCEEGQGYLFSQPVPARELQQLLASGKPLL from the coding sequence ATGCGTCCCCTTTCTCCGCCTGCCAGCGACCTCGACGACATCGTCTTCGCCGAGGAGTCCCTCGAGCCCGCGCCCAGCGCCGCGGAGCCCTGGAAGGTCCTGATCGTCGATGACGAGCCCGACGTCCACGACACCACCGAACTGGCGCTGCGCGGGCTGGAGGTGCTCGGCCGCCCGCTGCAGTTCCTGCATGCCCGCTCGGCGGCGCAGGCGCGCGCCTGCATCGACGCCGAGCCCGAGCTTGCCGTGGTGCTGCTCGACGTGGTCATGGAGACGCCGGACGCCGGCCTCGAACTGGTGCGCTACATCCGCGAGGAGGCGCGGCGCGGCTGCCTGCGCATCGTATTGCGTACCGGCCAGCCCGGCTATGCGCCGGAGATGGACACCATCCGGCTCTACGACATCAACGACTACAAGACCAAGACGGAGCTCACGCGCACCCGCCTGTTCACCACGCTGATGGTCGCGATCCGCTCATACCAGCAGCTGCGGCAGGTGGAAGCCACCCGGCAGGGGCTGGAGAGCATCATCAGCGCCAGCATGGACCTGAGCCGGCTGCGTGGCCTGAAAAGCTTCGCGGAAGGCGTCGTGATCCAGCTCTGCGCCTTGCTCGGCGTGCAGAACGAGGGCCTGGTCTGCGCCTTGAGTACCAGCGAGCGCTTCGACCCGCTGGTGGTCGCCGCCTCGCGGCGCTACGCCGACATGATCGGGCAGCCGCTGTCGCACTGCGCGCCGGCCCACCAGGAGGTCATCACGCTGCTGCACGCGACGCTGCGCGAGCGCAGGAGCACTGCCGGCAAGGCATTGGGCCTGTATTTCCCGGTTTCCAGCATGGCCGGCATGGCGGCCTATATCGACGTGCCGGGCTCGCTCAGCGAGGTCGACCAGCGCCTGATCGAAGTCTTCGTGGCCAATATCACCGCCGGCTTCGACAACGTGCTGCTGAACGAGCGCATGACCCGGCTGGCCTATTCGGAGTCGCTGCTGGGGCTGCCCAACCGCAACGCCCTGATCGACTGGCTCGACGAAGGCAGTACCAGCGACGCGGTGGTGGCGCAGATCGACCTGGACGGCTTCGCCGACATCAACTCGACGCTCGACCAGCACTTCGGCGACCTCGTGCTCAAGGCGGTGGCGGCGCGGCTGGCGCAGTGCTTCCCGGCGCCGACGCGGCTGGCCTACCTTTCGGTGGACGTGTTCGGCCTGCTCGGCCTGCCGCAGCGCATCACGCCGGCGGCCATCGCGCAGGTGTTCGCCGAACCCTTCGTCATCGAAGGGCAGATGTTGCGGCTGTCGGCGACTTCCGGCCTGCTGCACGTGCCGGCCGGCGCGCGCGGCATCGGCCACGACGCCATCACGAAGTCGTCGATCGCCGTCAAGCAGGCCAAGACGCGGGCGCGCGGACAGGCCTTGCACTACGATGTCTCGCAGTCCGAGCTGGTGCGCGAACGCATGCGGCTGCTCAACGAACTGCGCAGCGCGCTGTCGTCCAACCGCCTGTTCCTGGTCTACCAGCCGGTCGTCGACCTGCGCAGCGGTGTCATCGTCGGCGCCGAGGCGCTGCTGCGCTGCCGCGCCGAGAGCGGCGAGCTGATCCCGCCGGGCCGCTTCATCCCGCTGGCGGAGCAGTCCGGCATGATGGTGCCGATCGGTGCCTGGGTGGTGCGCTCGGCGCTGGGCGAGCTGCGCCGCCTGATCGACCTGGGCCATACCGGCTTCCGCATGGCCATCAATGTCTCGCACGCGCAGTTCCGCGAGCCCGACTTCGTCATGCAGTTCGCGCGCACCATGGCCGAGTGCCGGGTGCCGGCCACCAACATCGAGCTGGAGTTGACAGAATCGGTCGCCGTCGAGAACACCCAGGCGCTGATCGAAAAGCTCAACCAGGTGCGTGCGCTGGGCGCGACGGTGGCGATCGATGATTTCGGCACCGGCTACTCCGCGCTGTCGATCCTGCGCCAGCTGCCGCTCAATCGCATCAAGATCGACCGCAGCTTTGTCAGCATGATCGACAAGGATGCCTCCTTCGCCCGCCTGATCGTCACCATGGGACGCCAGCTGGGCCTGACCACCATTGCCGAGGGCATCGAGTCCGTCTTGCAGCTGGGCGCGCTGCAGGCCATGCATTGCGAGGAAGGGCAGGGCTACCTGTTCTCCCAGCCGGTGCCGGCGCGCGAGCTCCAACAATTGCTGGCGAGCGGCAAGCCGCTGCTCTGA
- a CDS encoding ATP-binding protein produces MPQRQSHRAPPPDAAAPLPPGRMRWRLGVAYAIPAAALLALRALSDDQRWFSLQVHTAIEMLGFFSGSLLAVMLLILFLYDRRRYANPWAICALSTMSLLDGFHGLSSYNQAFVWLHSLATFCGGVFMAASVSRRFIPTRKALAWLALVTLAALIIGVPALIWPELAPRVQAAGRYTLLTQCLNVGGGLGFLFAAGVCQRAIRGRARPHAWSFSVFCALFGIAGVMFVLSNSWGLNWWGLHAVRLLGYLLVIAEIVMVFVRGREELVRINAQLDQRVAARTAELSQALSHLQQTQHELVQVEKLASLGSMVAGISHELNTPLGVAVTILSVAAERLRQLLGHLAGGTLKRTTLQEGLAELDESMRLLQRSVSRAAKLVASFKQIAVDQTSERRREFDVRQSVDDLVASLRPNWKHRDVRVVNAIAPGIVCHSLPGHIGQIVGNLLQNAVLHAFEGRAGGRITIDCRPAGDALEIRVSDDGVGMPADVLGRIFEPFFTTRLGTGGSGLGLAIAHRIATTILGGELKADSVPGRGTCFVLKIPLHASPAAPSL; encoded by the coding sequence ATGCCGCAACGCCAGAGCCACCGGGCACCGCCGCCGGATGCCGCCGCCCCCCTGCCGCCGGGCCGCATGCGCTGGCGGCTGGGCGTGGCCTATGCCATTCCGGCGGCCGCGCTGCTCGCCTTGCGCGCGCTCAGCGACGACCAGCGCTGGTTCAGCCTGCAGGTCCATACCGCCATCGAGATGCTGGGCTTCTTCTCCGGCTCGCTGCTGGCGGTCATGCTGCTGATCCTGTTCCTGTACGACCGCCGCCGCTACGCCAACCCGTGGGCCATCTGCGCGCTCAGCACCATGAGCCTGCTCGACGGCTTCCACGGCCTCAGCAGCTACAACCAGGCCTTCGTCTGGCTGCACAGCCTGGCCACCTTCTGCGGCGGCGTGTTCATGGCGGCCTCGGTCTCGCGCCGCTTCATTCCGACCCGCAAGGCCCTGGCCTGGCTGGCGCTGGTCACGCTGGCGGCCCTCATCATCGGGGTGCCGGCGCTGATCTGGCCGGAACTGGCCCCGCGCGTGCAGGCGGCCGGGCGTTATACGCTGCTGACCCAGTGCCTGAACGTCGGCGGCGGTCTCGGCTTCCTGTTCGCCGCCGGCGTCTGCCAGCGTGCGATCCGGGGCCGCGCCAGGCCGCATGCCTGGTCGTTCTCGGTGTTCTGCGCGCTGTTCGGCATCGCGGGCGTCATGTTCGTGCTCAGCAATTCATGGGGCCTGAACTGGTGGGGGCTGCACGCGGTGCGCCTGCTCGGCTACCTGCTGGTCATCGCCGAGATCGTCATGGTGTTCGTGCGCGGACGCGAGGAACTGGTCCGCATCAATGCGCAGCTGGACCAGCGCGTGGCCGCGCGCACCGCCGAACTGAGCCAGGCGCTGTCGCACCTGCAGCAGACGCAGCATGAGCTGGTGCAGGTGGAGAAGCTGGCTTCGCTGGGCTCGATGGTGGCGGGCATCTCGCACGAACTGAATACCCCGCTCGGCGTGGCGGTCACCATCCTGTCCGTGGCCGCCGAGCGGCTGCGGCAGCTGCTGGGGCACCTGGCCGGCGGCACGCTCAAGCGCACCACCTTGCAGGAAGGACTGGCCGAACTGGACGAAAGCATGCGCCTGCTGCAGCGCTCGGTCTCGCGCGCGGCCAAGCTGGTGGCCAGCTTCAAGCAGATCGCGGTGGACCAGACCTCGGAGCGGCGGCGCGAGTTCGACGTGCGCCAGAGCGTCGACGACCTGGTTGCCAGCCTGCGGCCGAACTGGAAGCACCGCGACGTGCGGGTGGTCAACGCGATCGCGCCCGGCATCGTCTGCCACTCGCTGCCGGGCCATATCGGCCAGATCGTCGGCAACCTGCTGCAGAACGCCGTGCTGCATGCTTTCGAGGGGCGCGCGGGCGGCCGCATCACGATCGACTGCAGGCCCGCGGGCGATGCGCTGGAAATCCGCGTCAGCGACGACGGCGTGGGCATGCCGGCCGATGTGCTGGGCCGCATCTTCGAGCCCTTCTTCACCACCAGGCTGGGCACCGGCGGCTCCGGCCTGGGCCTTGCCATCGCCCACCGCATCGCCACCACCATCCTCGGTGGTGAACTCAAGGCCGATTCGGTGCCTGGCCGCGGTACTTGCTTCGTGCTCAAGATCCCGCTGCACGCCAGCCCGGCAGCACCGTCTCTTTGA
- a CDS encoding MFS transporter, with amino-acid sequence MLSLAMGLRQSLGIFMPPLTRDIGITVSDFTVAIAVQNLSWGLLQPLAGAWAGRLGFRRLMLGGSVLYLAGLVLLATAHGLVGVTLGAGVAIGAAMACTGSAISLAVAARPVPAALRSTVLGLVSGAGSLGALLAAPIGQLVTQAHGWRSGIGAFILLALLMLPAAWFAGRVDRLPLPASAGGGDQSARAALGTALRHAPFVVMALAYFVCGMQLVFLTTHLPTYLDACGMDPMLSAQALGMIGGFNVLGSLFFGWAGGRYNKLLLLGGIYTTRSLVLTWYFSSAPTPASTLVFAAIMGFLWLGVAPLVSGWIAETFGLRWQAMLGGVAFFSHQIGSFVGAFGGGLVYDALGSYTMAWRAGVVMGLSAGLAQIAFALATRPRPPRVVPT; translated from the coding sequence ATGCTCAGCCTGGCCATGGGCCTGCGCCAGAGCCTGGGCATCTTCATGCCACCGCTGACCCGCGACATCGGCATCACGGTCTCCGACTTCACCGTCGCCATCGCCGTGCAGAACCTGTCCTGGGGGCTGCTGCAGCCACTGGCCGGCGCCTGGGCCGGACGCCTGGGATTCCGCCGCCTGATGCTGGGCGGCTCCGTGCTCTACCTGGCGGGGCTGGTCCTGCTTGCCACCGCGCACGGCCTGGTCGGGGTCACGCTCGGCGCCGGCGTGGCGATCGGGGCGGCCATGGCCTGCACCGGCAGCGCGATCTCGCTGGCGGTGGCGGCACGCCCGGTGCCCGCGGCATTGCGCAGCACGGTGCTGGGCCTGGTGTCGGGCGCCGGCTCGCTGGGCGCCCTGCTGGCCGCGCCGATCGGCCAGCTGGTGACGCAGGCGCATGGCTGGCGCAGCGGCATCGGCGCCTTCATCCTGCTGGCGCTGCTGATGCTGCCGGCCGCCTGGTTCGCCGGACGGGTCGACCGGCTGCCGCTGCCAGCCAGCGCCGGCGGCGGCGACCAGAGCGCGCGCGCGGCGCTCGGCACGGCGCTGCGCCATGCCCCCTTCGTGGTGATGGCGCTGGCCTACTTCGTCTGCGGCATGCAACTGGTGTTCCTGACCACTCACCTGCCGACCTATCTCGACGCCTGTGGCATGGACCCGATGCTGAGCGCCCAGGCGCTCGGCATGATCGGCGGCTTCAATGTGCTGGGCAGCCTGTTCTTCGGCTGGGCCGGCGGGCGCTACAACAAGCTGCTGCTGCTCGGCGGCATCTACACCACCCGCTCCCTGGTGCTGACCTGGTATTTCTCCTCGGCGCCCACGCCGGCCAGCACGCTGGTGTTCGCCGCCATCATGGGTTTCCTCTGGCTGGGCGTGGCGCCGCTGGTGTCGGGCTGGATCGCCGAGACCTTCGGCCTGCGCTGGCAGGCCATGCTCGGCGGCGTGGCCTTCTTCAGCCACCAGATCGGCAGCTTCGTCGGCGCCTTCGGCGGCGGCCTGGTCTATGACGCCCTCGGCTCCTACACCATGGCCTGGCGGGCCGGCGTGGTGATGGGACTGAGCGCCGGCCTGGCCCAGATCGCCTTCGCGCTCGCCACCCGGCCCCGCCCGCCACGCGTGGTCCCCACCTGA